Within the Pseudomonas oryzae genome, the region CCAGAAATTTCCTCAATTTTCCCCCTTTCATCACTCGCGGCTTTTCCGGGGGGCGCATCCGCTATAATCGCCGCCTTTTCTGACAGACCGACTACTCGTCGACGGGTTCCCTTTCCGATGACCACTCAGGCCGCCGAAGTCGCGAAGCGCCGTACCTTCGCCATCATTTCCCACCCCGATGCGGGCAAGACCACCATCACCGAGAAGCTGCTGCTGATGGGCAAGGCGATCGCCGTCGCCGGCACGGTGAAGTCGCGCAAGTCCGACCGCCACGCCACCTCCGACTGGATGGAGATGGAGAAGCAACGCGGCATCTCGATCACCACCTCGGTGATGCAGTTCCCCTACCGCGAGCACATGATCAACCTGCTCGACACCCCCGGCCACGAGGACTTCTCCGAAGACACCTACCGCACCCTGACCGCGGTGGACTCGGCGCTGATGGTCCTCGACGGCGGCAAGGGCGTCGAGCCGCGCACCATCGCGCTGATGGAAGTCTGCCGGCTGCGCGACACGCCGATCGTCAGCTTCATCAACAAGCTCGACCGCGACATCCGCGACCCGATCGAGCTGCTCGACGAGATCGAGGCGGTGCTGAAGATCAAGGCCGCGCCGATCACCTGGCCGATCGGCTGCTACAAGGACTTCAAAGGCGTCTACCACCTCGGCGAGGACAAGGTCATCGTCTACCAGCCGGGCCACGGCCACGAGCGCATCGAGCAGATCGTCATCGACGGTCTCGACTCCGACGCGGCGCGCGCGCATCTCGGCGACCAGTACGACAGCTTCGTCGAGCAGCTCGAGCTGGTGCAGGGCGCCTGCCATGAGTTCGACCAGGACGCCTTCCTGCGCGGCGAGATGACGCCGGTGTTCTTCGGCACCGCGCTGGGCAACTTCGGTGTCGACCAGGTGCTCGACAGCATCGTCGACTGGGCCCCGCAGCCGCTGTCGCGCGCCGCCCACGAGCGCGTGGTGGAGCCGACCGAGGAGAAGTTCAGCGGCTTCGTGTTCAAGATCCAGGCGAACATGGATCCCAAGCACCGCGACCGCATCGCCTTCATGCGCATTTGCTCCGGTAAATACGAGAAGGGCATGAAGATGCGCCACGTGCGGATCAAGAAGGACCTGAAGATCGCCGACGCTCTGACCTTCTTCTCCAGCGAGCGCGAACAGCTGGAGGAGGCCTACGCCGGCGACATCATCGGCCTGCACAACCACGGCACCATCCAGATCGGCGACACCTTCAGCGAAGGCGAGGTGCTCGGCTTCACCGGCATCCCGCACTTCGCCCCGGAGCTGTTCCGCCGCGTGCGCCTGAAGGACCCGCTGAAGTCCAAGCAGCTACGCCAGGGGCTGCAGGAGCTGGCCGAGGAAGGCGCCACCCAGGTGTTCTTCCCCGAGCGCAACAACGACATCATCCTCGGCGCGGTCGGAGTGCTGCAGTTCGACGTGGTCGCCAGCCGCCTCAAGGAGGAATACAAGGTCGAGTGCGCCTACGAGGCGATCAACGTCTGGTCCGCGCGCTGGATCGAGTGCAGCGACGAGAAGAAGCTCAAGGAGTTCAAGGACAAGGCCTACGAGAACCTCGCCGTCGACGGCGGCGGCCACCTGACCTACCTGGCGCCGACCCGCGTCAACCTCAGCCTGATGGAAGAGCGCTGGCCGGACGTGAAGTTCCGCGCCACCCGCGAGCACCACTGACGCCCCGCCCCAGCCCGCGCCCGCTTCCGCCCGGAAGCGGGCCGCGCCTACCCCTCCTCACCCCGCCGGTGCCGCCACCAGTGCTCTCGTCTCGCCGCGCTTGAGCAGCGCGTAGAGCACGCCGGTCAGCAGGCTGCCCGCCACTATCGCCAGCAGGTAGGGCAGCGCGTGGTTGATCGCGTTGGGGATCAGCAGCACGAACAGGCCGCCGTGCGGCGCCATCAGCTTGCAGCCGAAGTACATCGACAGCGCGCCGGTCAGTGCGCCGCCGGCGACACTGGCGGGGATCACCCGCAGCGGGTCCTTGGCGGCGAACGGGATGGCGCCCTCGGAGATGAAGCACAGGCCCAGCACGCCGGCGGCCTTGCCCGCCTCGCGCTCGCTCTGGGCGAACTTGCGCCGCGCCAGCAGGCTGGCGATGGCCATGCCCAGCGGCGGCACCATGCCGGCAGCCATGGTCGCCGCCATCGGCGCGTAGCTCTGCGAGGCCAGCAGGCCCACCGAGAAGGCGTAGGCGGCCTTGTTGACCGGCCCACCGAGGTCGACGCACATCATGCCGCCGAGCAGCAGGCCGAGGAGGATGGCGTTGGTGCTGCCCATGCCGTCGAGGAAGGCGGTCAGCCGGGCGAGCAGGCCGGCCACCGGCGCGCCGACCAGGTAGATCATCACCAGGCCGGTGAACAGGCTGGCCAGCAGCGGGATGATCAGGATCGGCTTGAGCGACTCGACGCTGGCCGGCAGGCGCACCCAGCGGGCGATGGCGCGCGCCGAATAGCCGGCGAGAAAGCCGGCGATGATGCCGCCGATGAAGCCGGCACCGAGCGTGCCGGCCAGCAGGCCGCCGATCATCCCCGGCGCCAGGCCCGGGCGGTCGGCGATCGAGTAGGCGATGTAGCCGGCCAGCACCGGCACCATTAGCTTGAACGCCGCGTCGCCGCCGATCTGCATCAGCGCGGCGGCCAGCGTGCCCTGCTCCTTGAACGCCTCGATGCCGAACACGAACGACAGGGCGATCAGCAGGCCGCCGGCCACCACCATCGGCAGCATGTAGGACACCCCGGTGAGCAGGTGGCGGTAGGCACCGCCCTGCGCGGCCTTCGCCGGCGGCTCGGCGCTCGTGCTCCCGGTCGGACGGGCGGCATCCAGCAGCACGCCCTCGCGCAGCGCCTTCTCCAGGGTCTCGCGCGGCTGCTTGAGCGCGGTGCCGGTGCCGCAGCGGTAGACCCTCTTGCCGGCGAAGCGGCTGGTATCCACCTCGATGTCGGCGGCCAGCAGCACCGCGTCGGCGGCGGCGATGGCCGCGGCGTCGAGCAGGTTGCGCGCGCCCACCGAGCCACGGGTCTCCACCTGCAGCTGGTAGCCGAGCCGGGCGGCGGCCTGCTGCAGCGCCTCGGCGGCCATGAAGGTGTGCGCCACGCCGGTCGGGCAGGCGGTGATCGCCACCAGCTTCGGCCGGCCGCCGGACGCCAGCGGCCGGGCGGCAGGCTCGAACGGCGCGGCCCGCTCGGCGGCCTCGCGCAGGAAGCGCTGCGGCTCCTGCAGCGCCTCGGCCGGGGTCGCCTGCACCAGGCGCTTGCCGGCGAAGCGGACGAGATCCAGTTCGGCGGTACGCACCACCACCACCAGCTCGGCGGCGGCGATCTCCTGCGTATCGAGCGGCGCCCCGATCGCCCGCGGATCATGCACCTCGACCCGGGTGGTCCAGCCCAGCTTGTGGGCGGCGGCCTCGAGCAGGCGCGAACAGAGCACGCTGGTGACCCTGCCATCGGGGCAGGCGGTGACGATCAGCAGATTCATCGCGGAAAACCTCTAGTCGTTCTTGTTCTGGTCGAGGGGCTGGATGCGCACTTCGCCTTCGAGGCGCGCCAGCTGCTCGCGGTCGTGGATGCCGAAGCCGAGCTGGGTGACCGCCTGGGCGGCGACGGCGGTGGCCAGGCGCAGGCTGCGCTCGGCCGGCCAGCCCTCGAGCAGGCCGTGCAGCAGACCGGCGAGCAGCGAGTCGCCGGCGCCCACCGTACTGACCACCTCGACCTGCGGCGGTTGCGCGCCAAGGGCGATGCCCGGGCCCAGCCAGCAGACGCCCGCGGCGCCGCGCGACAGCAGCACATGCTGGATGCCGCGCGCACGCAGCGCAGCGGCCGCCTGCAGCAGCTCCGGCAGCGCGGGCCGGTCGAGGCCGCACAGCTCGGCCAGCTCCTCCTCGTTGGGCTTGACCAGCCAGGGCGCGGCGTCCAGACCGGCGCGCAGGGGAGCGCCGCTGCTGTCCAGCGCCAGCGGCAGGCCGAGCGCCCTGAGTCGGCCGAGCAGCGCGGCGAACCACTCGGGACTCACCCCGCGCGGCAGGCTGCCGGCCACCACCACGGCGTCGTGGCCGGGAGCGAGCCGTTCCAGCGTCGTCCACAGCGCGTCCAGATGGGCGGCCGCGACCTGCGGGCCCGGGCCGTTGAGGTCGGTGACGCGCCCGCCGGCCTCGGCCAGCTTGACGTTGCTGCGCGTCTCGCCGGGCACGCGGACGAAGGCGTCGACGAAGCCGCGGCGGGCGAACAGCGCCT harbors:
- the pfkB gene encoding 1-phosphofructokinase; protein product: MARILTLTLNPALDLTLRLDALRPGAVNRCLAQSSHAAGKGLNVAQVLADLGHRLTVAGFLGEDNAAPFEALFARRGFVDAFVRVPGETRSNVKLAEAGGRVTDLNGPGPQVAAAHLDALWTTLERLAPGHDAVVVAGSLPRGVSPEWFAALLGRLRALGLPLALDSSGAPLRAGLDAAPWLVKPNEEELAELCGLDRPALPELLQAAAALRARGIQHVLLSRGAAGVCWLGPGIALGAQPPQVEVVSTVGAGDSLLAGLLHGLLEGWPAERSLRLATAVAAQAVTQLGFGIHDREQLARLEGEVRIQPLDQNKND
- a CDS encoding fructose-specific PTS transporter subunit EIIC, which translates into the protein MNLLIVTACPDGRVTSVLCSRLLEAAAHKLGWTTRVEVHDPRAIGAPLDTQEIAAAELVVVVRTAELDLVRFAGKRLVQATPAEALQEPQRFLREAAERAAPFEPAARPLASGGRPKLVAITACPTGVAHTFMAAEALQQAAARLGYQLQVETRGSVGARNLLDAAAIAAADAVLLAADIEVDTSRFAGKRVYRCGTGTALKQPRETLEKALREGVLLDAARPTGSTSAEPPAKAAQGGAYRHLLTGVSYMLPMVVAGGLLIALSFVFGIEAFKEQGTLAAALMQIGGDAAFKLMVPVLAGYIAYSIADRPGLAPGMIGGLLAGTLGAGFIGGIIAGFLAGYSARAIARWVRLPASVESLKPILIIPLLASLFTGLVMIYLVGAPVAGLLARLTAFLDGMGSTNAILLGLLLGGMMCVDLGGPVNKAAYAFSVGLLASQSYAPMAATMAAGMVPPLGMAIASLLARRKFAQSEREAGKAAGVLGLCFISEGAIPFAAKDPLRVIPASVAGGALTGALSMYFGCKLMAPHGGLFVLLIPNAINHALPYLLAIVAGSLLTGVLYALLKRGETRALVAAPAG
- a CDS encoding peptide chain release factor 3 yields the protein MTTQAAEVAKRRTFAIISHPDAGKTTITEKLLLMGKAIAVAGTVKSRKSDRHATSDWMEMEKQRGISITTSVMQFPYREHMINLLDTPGHEDFSEDTYRTLTAVDSALMVLDGGKGVEPRTIALMEVCRLRDTPIVSFINKLDRDIRDPIELLDEIEAVLKIKAAPITWPIGCYKDFKGVYHLGEDKVIVYQPGHGHERIEQIVIDGLDSDAARAHLGDQYDSFVEQLELVQGACHEFDQDAFLRGEMTPVFFGTALGNFGVDQVLDSIVDWAPQPLSRAAHERVVEPTEEKFSGFVFKIQANMDPKHRDRIAFMRICSGKYEKGMKMRHVRIKKDLKIADALTFFSSEREQLEEAYAGDIIGLHNHGTIQIGDTFSEGEVLGFTGIPHFAPELFRRVRLKDPLKSKQLRQGLQELAEEGATQVFFPERNNDIILGAVGVLQFDVVASRLKEEYKVECAYEAINVWSARWIECSDEKKLKEFKDKAYENLAVDGGGHLTYLAPTRVNLSLMEERWPDVKFRATREHH